Within Montipora foliosa isolate CH-2021 chromosome 3, ASM3666993v2, whole genome shotgun sequence, the genomic segment GGATGATGGGGCAAATACCACAATGGCTTATCGTGAGCATTCATCTCGTGATCAGGCACTCTTCTTGCATGTCCTTTGTCCAAGTAGTTTTCCATGGTAGCTTTGTAACCATCAAAGAGTTTGCTGTCTTGCAGTAACCTTTTTTTCAGCAGGAAAAGCCGCCGTTCTGCCATGGATCGATTGTTAGGCAAATATGGATTCGGCTCTCTCCAAGGTAGTGCTACCTGGTAATGACCATCTACCATCGTTGCTGAATTTTCCATAACTGCAAGAGCTCTCTTGTCCTCCAACGACATGGACTCCTTTGAGTTAGGACTTAATCCATAGTTCTCTATCTTCCAGAACTGTTCAAGTTGATGCATTAAACGATCATCATCCTTTTTGGTGACTTCTGTTAGGCGTACAAAGTTAACATGGaagcttttgttttcagctCTGTCTGTTGGCCCTATCAGAGTCCAGCCAAGGGGGGAACGTATGGCATATGGCTCTCCTCTTTCACCACGCCTTTCGTCTAGTACCCAGAAAGCATCTGGTACGTTGCTACCAATAATCAATTTGATTTCGCTCTCATCAATGCTCGGTAGTACGATGTCTTGTAAATGAGGCCATTGTTTCACGTCTCCTTGAGATGGGATACTTCGTTTGGAGGCATTTAACTTATCCACGGTCCACAATCTTGGAACTGTTATCTTTTCGACACCATCAAGTGCTTCAATTGTCAGGCTGATTTCTCGTCCAACTTTAGGactgtcttctttttcttgtgtagttaaataaaacgttttcaGCTTTCTTTGCACTCCAAGTTTCACAGCTAGGTCGTTGTCGCAAAGCGATACATCCGAACCATTATCCAGAAGGGCGTAGGTCACCACCGTTTTGTCAGAGTCTCGACTTCGTACCTTCACTGGAACAACTCTCAAACAGACTTTCCCTTCATTGGCAGAGGCACTATGAGTTTGCCCGCTAGAAATAGGCGAGGAACTGTCAACTGGTTTTTCGGCGACCGGGACGTGAGCGCTGCTGACCAAGGACTGCTGTTGACCTGGAGGGTGAAGCAGCGTATGATGCCTTCTTGTGCATCCTGGTATTTGGCAGGCACTTTTAGCTAAACACCCAACAGCGATGTGGCCATACTTGAAGCAATTATGACACAGGTGGGCTTTGCGCATGATTTGTAATCGTTCTTCGAAGGTTTTCTTTTCGAAGATCTGGCATCTCAGTAGGGGGTGAGGTCCGTCACATGCTGGGCAGCTTACACGTCTTTGACCACCTTCTCTGTCACTGGTCACCTGGGTGCTAAGAGTGGTAACACGCTTAAACGGCGAAGGCCCAGTCTTTGAACTTGTTCTGTGCGCTGAATGTTCAGCTCGGTCACGTACGACATCAATTATACTTCCAAACACAGGGTTGTTTGCGGCTCGGGCTTTAACTTTAACGAAATCCGCTATGTGGCCGATATTCGTTCTTTGGCCAGATTGTTGAATACCATCTGCTACTTCTATGAACTTAGCTCGGAGGTGAAAAGGCAATTTCTGTACAATTCGTCTCAGGTTGTCGGCACTATTGACTTCGTCCAAATACCCAATTGACCTCAGCGTATGTTCACAATCCTTTAACTGGTCTGCAAAGGTTAATAATCCGGAACGATCTGTTGGCTTTAAGGGAGGTCCTTCAGTCAACTTTGCTACATACTTCGAAGCGATTACAAACGGGTGACCGAACCGTTCTTTCAATAACTTCTTTGCGTTTTGATACCCAACTGACTGGTCCATGACTAAACAGCACTTGATGGTTTTTCTTGCATCGCCCGATGTGTATTGAAGAAGATACATCAATTTTTCACTTTCACTCGTTGCATTTCGCTCGATGttagtttcaaatgattttataaAATTCCAATACTCGAGAGGATTGCCATCGAAGGTTGGCAGCTCTGGTTTCGGCAATGCAAAGCCTTGCTTTATTGTTAAAGCCATACGGTCTAGTAAATCTATGGGCAAGGGATTACTGCTTCTTTCGTCATTTGCGAGTGGTTCACCACGAGGGACAAACTCTTCTGAATAATAATTCCTATCAATTTCTCTTGGGAGATATGAACGAGGTTCCCATTCTTCTGTTTTCACAACTTCGGGCTGCGATGCAAATTTTGATTCTTCTGTGCACGGGAAAAATTTACTGGAAACAAATCTCGGCTGGGTTAAACCAGTATTCTCTTCCGTTTCAAACAGCTCAACTCGCAGATCGGCTTGTTCAATTTCATACTGCACGTCTAAAATTTGTCTCTGTAActttatttcttcttcttgGCGTAATAATCTATGTTTTTTCTCCAGTTGCTGCATCTTCAAATGCGCCATTGCTTGTTTAGTTTTCAACGCCTTAATTGACAAATTTGAACTCGCTTGACTTCGACGCGAACTAGCGGCACTAATCGAGTCCTCAGGGGCGATGTCCAACACTTCTTGGGTTTTAGCTACGGGCGCGGCGCTGTCAATCCGTTGTTTAACACTTTGTTCAAACTCTACCCTTCGTCGGCAGTGTTCGCGAAAGTAACGTGCTTCTTCatcccactcttcaggatcaTCTCTTAAAGTCGCCACATACTCAAAATGAGCTCTTTGAAAGCGACCGAATGCTTCTTCGAGCGCCAATATTTTCTCAGACACTTCGTCAACATTTCTTGTGTCTTGTTGCAATTCTTCAATGCTCCGAAATAACTGGGTAACTTTTGACAAATATCCCGACCTTGAGTTCTTGAGGCGAAGGCTTTCAACGGCGTCCGTAGAAAGCACTCTTCTTCTACGCCTAGGTTCACCGGACAACATGACATTCGACGAGATCTTTAAATGAAATGTAAAATACTCCTTGCACACTCTTTTAATCTACTTTATACTTTGACGATTcactgaaataaaaatacatataaacCTACGTAAGGACACAAGAAAAGTACATGAACTACAAAAACGAAGAGAAAAGATTACACTTAAGATGGAAAGATTAAACTTACAAGATCTGTGCGGCACTCCGGTTTTACGATGACTAAATACAATATACGCAAAGGACacttttatattaaaattacacaaaaaGAGTGAAGAAACAATACATGAAATACCACAAGTTGCATAATACGTAGAAACAAACGAAactaattagaaacaaaaaacgaacgaaaaactaaagaaagaacaGGAAAACTAATTACGAACAATACGAAAAAATGCAAgtaaaaaacaactaaaaacaaaaagacttgtgaaTCGTGGCTACAATGTCCTCAAAGATGACCCAACAAGTGACAGAGGCAACTATAACAGgtcataaatttgaaaaatgctCGTTATTTTACAAGTTGTCTCTTAATGTTTCCAGTGAAAATTACACAACTCAGTACTCTTTCCAGAAGGTAAGACCAACAGGTGTTCAGTGTTTTGTTGTGTGAGTGGAGATTTTTGCACAACATTAGAGCATAACCTGTACATTTGCATATATTTTCATTTGGCAATAGCAGTTGATTCTATATTGTAGCTGTGCAGAAGAAATAGAAATGTGCAATGAGCCTGTTTTGTGAAACATGGAGACACGTTGTAATACACTGTAAGACCCATAATACGCAACACCTTTGTATACACcaccttttttttctcttataaCAGCTCCCATATTTTCAAATTGCAAGTTTtgcaaataacaaaataatggACACAGAAGGTATTAATCACCCTCTACTGGAACAGTTAAATCTTTCATGTAAGTATTCTATTGGTTTACTTAAAAACAACTCTTTTACTGTAGGGCAGCAACATAGATTGGCAATTTATACATTTACTAATGTTCAGTCTCGCAAGTGATCATTGGCCATATAATTAAGACATGAAAATGTTTGTGTTGACACAGAATTCAATTTAAAAAGGGACAGCAGCATGACCACTATGATGTCATCTTCATGTAACCATCACAAACAACAGATGGTAATTTGACCCCACTTAATAATTTAGACATAGATATGGTTGACGTAGTTATGTGATGAGATTGCAACTATTGTGGCAGTCAAGGTGTGAACTGAGTAACTTAATTTAGGGATGGGCCCCATATATGTTTCCAGGCAAGAAGAGAGGGCTGACCAAATCCTATTACAAGTATACAGCGAAATGTAAAcaggaataataattattgaagcaGGAACCAGTAAATTTCCCATGAGGAAAGGACTCCAAAGACTGTCAGCCTTGTACTGTGAAGATGTGGTGGAATTAACTTTGAAGTACTAATTAATAATGAAGTGTACGAAAAGTATCATGATGTCCTTTgacttatttctttttttcttgcttgGCCAGTCAATGAGATAATAGAGGTTAGTGGCTTTAAACCTGTCAAGTTAGGGAGACTGAAAGTATTGGAGCTGCGTGGTAACAAGCTGATGACTACTATGGGATTGTCTAATCTTCCAAACCTAAAAGAACTTTACATGGTAAAGTACTATTATTAAGTTCACAGAGGGAAACAAACAGCTTCCACAACAACAAAAGTGTGCCTTCGGGGGGGGGCTTTAAAACGGCTTTCACCTCAACAAACGTCTACACTTCAATAATCCGCTTtcccaaacattttttctttatCTTATTGCAAGAACCTTTTTCCGTAAAACCTTCTCTGTATGTGCCTTGAAAGATGGCAAAACCTGCCAGggcaggggcggatctagggagAGAATGCAGGGAGTGCATTCCTTAGTGGTGTACCCCTCCTAAGGAAAATCCTGGATCCCCCGTGCAGGGTTTGTTCCATGACTGACCAATGAAGTGGAAAACGTTTGATAAGGGGTTAATTAATGTTACAAACTATTTCACATATGTCAATCATTCAAAGAACTGCAGCAAAGCAAAGCGTGTTTGGTGTCAACATGGTATTGAACCCATACGTATCCCTGGCTTTGTCAAggtcaggccccagttgtttgaagggtggataacgctattcactaaataaatcactatccactggataactcaattgctttcgctagtgtttatccgctagatcgtgatttatccggtggatagcgttatacACTGTTTGAAGAACTGAGGCCAGATCAACAGGATTTTGATCAGTAGTCAGAAGTCCTACTTGTCTGTCGTAGGCTGTATTCTATGCATGCCATCTGTAGCATTTGATTTTATAAGTCTCGGAATGTCATCTTCCTTAATCACCCTGGCAATGACAGTGTCTGGAAAAATCATAGTTATTTAAACTTGATTGGGTGTTACTAATGTGGCATGTGTACATGTAATAGCGTACCTATGTAATGCCTACTGGCCAAAATAAGCCTGTATTTTCAGCCAATTTGCTAAAAGTCTAAAACTGTTTCAATGGTTAATGAAAATGTCTGtgtgtttgtttcaataattttatcTCCCAGAATATTTTTGGTTGGGTCACTTGCTCCAGTGTTGTCTACATAACGAGTTAACTGACCT encodes:
- the LOC137994191 gene encoding uncharacterized protein → MLSGEPRRRRRVLSTDAVESLRLKNSRSGYLSKVTQLFRSIEELQQDTRNVDEVSEKILALEEAFGRFQRAHFEYVATLRDDPEEWDEEARYFREHCRRRVEFEQSVKQRIDSAAPVAKTQEVLDIAPEDSISAASSRRSQASSNLSIKALKTKQAMAHLKMQQLEKKHRLLRQEEEIKLQRQILDVQYEIEQADLRVELFETEENTGLTQPRFVSSKFFPCTEESKFASQPEVVKTEEWEPRSYLPREIDRNYYSEEFVPRGEPLANDERSSNPLPIDLLDRMALTIKQGFALPKPELPTFDGNPLEYWNFIKSFETNIERNATSESEKLMYLLQYTSGDARKTIKCCLVMDQSVGYQNAKKLLKERFGHPFVIASKYVAKLTEGPPLKPTDRSGLLTFADQLKDCEHTLRSIGYLDEVNSADNLRRIVQKLPFHLRAKFIEVADGIQQSGQRTNIGHIADFVKVKARAANNPVFGSIIDVVRDRAEHSAHRTSSKTGPSPFKRVTTLSTQVTSDREGGQRRVSCPACDGPHPLLRCQIFEKKTFEERLQIMRKAHLCHNCFKYGHIAVGCLAKSACQIPGCTRRHHTLLHPPGQQQSLVSSAHVPVAEKPVDSSSPISSGQTHSASANEGKVCLRVVPVKVRSRDSDKTVVTYALLDNGSDVSLCDNDLAVKLGVQRKLKTFYLTTQEKEDSPKVGREISLTIEALDGVEKITVPRLWTVDKLNASKRSIPSQGDVKQWPHLQDIVLPSIDESEIKLIIGSNVPDAFWVLDERRGERGEPYAIRSPLGWTLIGPTDRAENKSFHVNFVRLTEVTKKDDDRLMHQLEQFWKIENYGLSPNSKESMSLEDKRALAVMENSATMVDGHYQVALPWREPNPYLPNNRSMAERRLFLLKKRLLQDSKLFDGYKATMENYLDKGHARRVPDHEMNAHDKPLWYLPHHPVFNKPGKTRVVFDCAAKYGGTSLNDQLLSGPDLTNSIVDVLTRFRENPVALAADIECMFHQVRVPPADRDAFRFLWWPNSDLSQDPVDHRMEVHLFGATSSPSCSNFALRKTAQDNKDEFAEDIVKTVKRNFYVDDCLKSVESSERAVDLAVQLRNLLAKGGFRLTKWLCNRPEVLESIPKDERAPSVLDLDLDKDKLPLQRALGLKWDMESDKFTFAAVLKDKPST